gaagtttattaaataaattatatatttatttaaatcaaaatttcggaccttatccgaagaggagtcagcgtcctcatccgggtacgcgctgcgtacccctgtacgccccgcgtacccgagagacttggcctctgatcgtccacgtcgccctatccgaggcatccgacccgtccgaagtacccgacccgtccgacccgctgtcccgtccgacccgccgtcccatccgacccgcgtacccagcaacccgtcccatccgaagccgaggcagtcgaggcttcggtcatgcatgacgtacgcgtacgcgctgcgtacgagcgtacgccccgcgtaccgaggcggttcagccttcctataaataggatgcgagggcttccgagaaaaatgctcatttctctcctctctctcacaatcttgcctcgttttctgtgcccgttcaaacccgaagctctggtctttttgctcaagtcccgagggtcgattttactcccgagattcccgagagtcccgaggaaaatccgtttcccgagacgaaactctgtccggttttccatctcgctatcttcaactatcaggtgagttcatacccctgcaagcACACTTTAAAtgcgtttttaaatgctttttatactcttttaggggggaatacaagtaaacacacgaatAAAAtcatgtgaaacatcgatcttttcatatacttttcatactgttgctttaactgtcttatgaagtcattatcatgcaaaacgcctcacaacacaactttaccctcttgggatacaatatgtttataaatagaaatatgttttatttatacgtttgcatacaaatacatcatatcaagggtaacattctttactaaatcattttatgcattcaaagaacttatgatttatgctttgtcaaacattgtgaaaaaggataaactttgcatacaaactactactttaatacagacttagttgagaatccatgagacgtgtacatcttcaaacactgcctttttgataaaaggtatcgctacaagtcctgtctataaccagagtctcccgttcggagaatgtgtcaaatgtgtatagatctatacgggaagtcatgatcccgcgccctgactgttagctacagtccgtcttttggagtgacagttgtcataacgctacgacgcctgaagaacgtcgctataggcatattatgtttagtatggttataaaactcatcggatatacaattattatggtattatgcttttatgaacgagtaggtattaaaactattcttcatctaacaagtgcgatcttcgtatagctttactatgtaaaactatgacacaacatACGAGCACGctggttgcttgcgattttcggtcttagagactgccagttatgtcaggaaaataagggtttttcctgtatacaaaccaaacaactaataggaaaataagggattttctcggtacaattagttgcaacttatattacgaacattcatatgcatttcatacttttataagaaaataagggtttttcttggaaaacacaacaaatcatatctcaacgattagggaaaatatgggattttctggatctaatacattcattttcaaacacaacaaatcataactctttacatttgaaacactgcgttttctggaaaacatacacgaactttcgaatggcgtacattttctcaaaacactactcatgaactcaccaacttaaatgttgacactttttctttgaaataacttgtattctcagggaaccgctaagcagatttggaaatcaacttttggagattaacgtgctgacgttaattacttcttttgaaagatgtttatgtatttaacttttgaaacatgtaacggatacaattatgtaaacattttggaaactttaatatatatatggtggtgtgtactttcctttctatgaactgttatgatactgaatatgacgtcctccgcccccgaacgtttccgccgttctggtttgggggtgtgacacctgcagcatttatggacctcatgaattgaGCCTGCAGCCCATTCCTCGATAATTTTGTAAtcattttcattgatgacatactcgtgcactctcgaagtaaggaggagcacggTCAGCACCTACGTTAGATCTTGGAAACTCTTAGAGCTGAAaagctatatgcaaaactctctaAATGCAAGTTCTGGATTTTGCAGTGTGAACTTCTTGGGTCATGTAGTTAGTGGGGAaagaattcatgtggatccttccaagatcaaagctatTGAAGGCTGGACGATTCCGAAAACGCAAACAGAAATCAAGCAATTCTTGTGCCTTGCAAgctactaccgaaggtttattgagaacttctccaagattgccaagCCTCTGACCACTCTAACCCAAAAAGGTGTACCCTTCAAATGGACTAACGAGCAAGAAGCTGCCTTTCAAACCCTGAAGAGAGCCCTCTGTAGTGCTTCAGTATTATCTTTTCTGGAGGGAACTGAAGActtcgtagtatattgcgacgctTCAAATCaggggttaggttgtgttcttatgcagcgtGGAAAAGTGATAGCTTACATGTCCAGACAATTGAAGACATACGAGGTaaattacaccacccatgatctcgagctgggagctgtggtcttcgccctaaaaaattggaggcactacctttatggtacaaagtgcaccatcttcacggaccacaaaagccttcagcaCATTCTAATTCAAAAGGATCTAAACATAAGGTAGCGAAGGTAGGTTGAGCTGCTAAATGATTATAAATGCAAGATCAAGTACCACCTAGAAAAGGCTAACGTGGCGGACGATGCCTTAagcagaaaagaatactcgggtcGCCTAGTGAAAACACTAACGATAACCATCCACTCCCACCTAACCTCACAAATCAAAGAAGCTCAACTGGTGGCATTGAAGCCGGAAAATGGCGCGAATGAAGCACTGtgtggaatggataaaaatctcgAAGTCAAAGAAGACGGAGCTTAATATTTCATGAATCGAATTTGGATTCCAAaatttgggggattcagagacgTGACTGTGAACGAAGCTCATAAGACATCatactccgtccacccaggttgcAATAAGATGTAactggacattaaacaacattattggtggccgaacatgaaagcagaaattgtcatttatgtgggcaagtgtctcagttgtgccaaagtgaaagtggaaaatcagaagccctcgggattgctacagcaaccagtaatacccgagtggaaatgggaaagaattaccatggatttcatcacgaaattACCCAAGACATTAGAAGGACTGGACGCTATCTAGGTGATTGTCGATCGGTTAACCAAATCCGTCCATTTCCTACCAATGAAAAAGTCATACAAGATGGGAAGGTTAACATGAATCTACATAAAAGAAGTGGTATGGCTGCATGGGGTGCTGATAttcattatctctgatcgagatagtaggttcacctctagattttggcagtcacttcAGAAGGCAATGAGGACCCACCTCGatatgagcactgcttatcaccctCAGACCGACAGCCAAAGCGAGCGAACCGTTCAAACATTAGAGCATATGATTCGATCTTGTGTAATAAATTTTGGCAGGGTATGGGATAGCCAGTTGCTCTTAAtcaaattctcatacaacaacaactatcacacaaGCATTAAGGTTGCTCTTTTTAAAGCCTTGTATGGACGAAAATGCAGATCACCCTTATGTTGGGCtgatgtcacacccctaaaccaaacGAAGAAAatattcgggggcggaggacgtcacgtatagtatcatatcaatacataatagtaaacaagcaacaacatcatccattgcattaatagtataatttaatacaagtgtgttatttTGGCACGGTATGGGATAGCCAATTGCCCTTAAtcaaattctcatacaacaacagctatcacacaAGCATTAAGGTTGCTCCTTTTAAAGCCTTGTATGGCCGAATATGCAGATCACCCCTATGTTGGGCtgatgtcacacccctaaaccgaaCGAAGAAAATATTCAGGGGCggaagacgtcatgtacagtatcatatcaatgcataatagtaaacaagcaacaacatcatccattgcattaatagtataatttaatacaagtgtgttctgtgtatagtttgaaagacaccaaaatatgaatcaaaataaaagacgagtcttgaatgtgctccgtcttctcaaaacctagtcatcggtacctgtctactggtgacctgagaatacaagttatttttaaagagtagatcagcatttaagctagtgagttcataagtattttagtgttgaaTGTGCCATCCCTTGATCAAGATCTGCCATCTACATGCCTGATGCGCAATCATGATGCAAGGATGCGCCACTTGGTTCCTTGATATGCCAAGGTATCCCTTGATGATCTGTATGCTATGAATTCCCCTATGATGTTCATGACTGTTCAAGGAAGCTCAGAAGTTGAAGATGCTAAATGATTATTACTTGATGTGCCACCATGATGATTGATATGCCATGACGATCTTGATGTGCCACTCTTGCATCATGATGTGCCACTATGGATCATGATGCTCCATCATTCATGTTGCTGATGTTCATGTAATGATGAATGTTTCTGACGCTGTTGCATGGCAgattgtgattggttgacacTATTCATGGGCATATGGGTtaatgggcttggcccattagggttttaagtCTAATCTCGTAAGTATATGTAGGGATGCATGCTAACTATGGATTATAATGCTCCATCAAGCATGTTGCTGATGTTCATGCCATGATAAATGTTCCAGAAGCTGCTGCATGACGGATTATTATTGGTTAACACCATTTATGTGCCTATGGGTTAATGTGATTGGTCCATTAAGGTTTAGGTCTAAACCTTCAAGTATAAATTGGGATGCATGCTAGGTCATTTGTCTCGTGTCTTTTGTATCCTTAGTGAGCAGGACGAATCCTTACTGGTTGTACTTGTAATCTCTGTTTGAGAACCATATGAAAAAAGAATACTCCCATCCTGCTCGTGAAcataggtcaccttgaccgaaccacgtaaATATTGTGTCTTTGTGTGCTTTTGGTTTCGTGTGTTATCCACATTAGTTCCTAACATGGGTCAGAACTTGGCAAGTGACATCAGATTTGTTATGAGTCTTGACAAGTATCGTCTGTTTTGTTTTTGCTAACAGATACTATGGTGATCTTTTTATGAAATGGAATGAATGCTTTAACTATTTTAAATTGGACGTTACACAAAATAGGAGATGAAATGGGTGATTTTTTTTAATAGTGGGGTTAGTGGTTAGAAGTTAGTATCACGAAATCGTTAACACCTAGATTAGAACTCGAGACCTTCAATCTAATAGACAAAGCCTCTACCAAGTAGGCTAGTCCCACACTGGCGGGTGAAACTGATTTATACAACATCTATGCACGTAACAACACTACTAAAAACCTGAATCTAGTAGTTATGTAAGAACAATGTTATGTAAGTATCTGACTCCATTAAATATAGAACATATAGCATGCAacattcaaaaaatatatattcactttataaaaaaaatgtatgcaAAGTATCCTACTCATTTAGTTTAGGGTTAAATGAAAGAAACAAcaattacttttatttatttctttatttaacCTGCTATTCTCATTTTTGTCTATTAAaacattatacttttattttctttttcttattagGGCATTGTGCTTTGAATATTCTACCAAATTGTCGCACTCTAATTTATGTTCTTTTTTAAAAAGACATTGTACTTTCGAACATCTACCCAATTAGAGCAGTGGAAACAGCTTTGCATTTGAATGATAGTGCTATAGCTAGGTAATTTTTCATAAGTACAATCTTGTGTATGAAGAAATGAAACTAGAATGCTATAGTGAAAAATAATGGAAGTACAATGCTTTTTCCACATTTAACCCTATAATTAGTCGGCCATACTAGCAATTAGCAAAATATGATTGAGCTACATTCTAAAGACATGATGTTTCCAGAAATTTGATCCTTGCGCTGATGATTATCTCTCCTCATCTGAAACAAGTAAGGTGCTCTTCACGCCCGAAATATTTCACGGACTCATTGCATGTACTTTTGTCCTCTGAAACTAGGAAGCTATAACAAACATAGCAAGGAAAGTACGATAATTTTTCTTGCATGTAACCCGTGATTTTTGTGCCACAATATTGTTGCATGGACAAACAGCACAACAACAATTTTACTTACTATCATTAATCTTCTTGAAAATGATATTAATGTCTGGATATACAGGTAAGTCCAACTAGTATACACTTTAACTAAATCTTGGATGCAATAACTCCTAACTTTTTACAAATCTGTCCCGAGTTTTTTTTAACATCGTTTATCCAGACAACATTTCACAGGGAGAAAAAAAGAACCAAGGCGCAAGTTAGCATGTCACACAAAAGTTACATTTGATTTATAATGAGTTGGTAGTGGTGACATGGATGCGTGGGTCCTAGTAACATCCTTAAAGTACTCTGTAAACAAGCTAAAGCTTCAAGTAGTGACTGCTAAAGAGGTAACAGCATCGGTGTtggcaaaaataaataaaagattatAATTAATATCCAAATCTAATAAGTTGATGTTCAAAAATGATAGGTTGGAGGATATGTGGTAGGCTATAAAGAGCATTAACATTGCTAAACGTACTTCGAATTCCTCCATCTTTCACAGAATGATAAAAGGGTCATTTACAGCATATGATttggaagaacaaaagttgaaattatcattttttttactTCCCATGGTATTGCTACATTTTTAGAGGGTGAAAAACTGATGATTAAATAGCACATTATTTCACTCTGAAAGATGACAGAAATATGGTGTAAACAGATaaaatttgaaacataaataatgCAAGCAGGTTAAAATAAAAGGTGCCCTGAAGATAAAACCATGTGTTGTCTCCGACTCAAGAAAGCAAAAAAATTGCAAATATGTTTTTGAAGAAATATACATAAAGCACACCCAGCTCGGATAGGTAAAATACGAaataaaatttagaaaaataaagTAGAGGAAAAAAGACGTCTCTATTCATAAagatatattataaataaatgcTGAAACAAACATATTCTTGGATTATCCGGTTGCTAAGCACGAATTTAACCAAAATCAGAAAATATAAGGATTTTAATAGACACACAAATAAGTAAATAACATAATGTTGTTTTTAGCATTGTTCTTAAAAATCCTACTTTTATTTTTCATGAATTGGTTCAATGTGGAGTTTACAACCAACTACCGTTTGTTCTTCAGTAATGATTCTTACTCATAGTTAAATTTAATAAAAGGTTCCAAAGAGCAAGACAAATGAGCATAGGAAATGACGTTACAACTTACAACAGCACACAACCAGCTGCAAACAATTCTTCAACCATGCTTCTTCTCTCACAATATATAAAGAGacacaacacaaataataacatatatgCCTGATACAGTTTCTTCTATTTCAATAATTAAAATGAACCACATTTCTTATTATTTGTTGTTAGTTTTTTCACTTTCTTTTCTCGGTTTTTGTGTGGCAAGAAAGGATAACCAGATCACCAACCTCAATAAATTGATCGAGTCAAGAAGATCAGAGAATCCACCACATGTCAAACCATGGACAGAAGAAGACACATCAAACTTATCTCCACTTTCTATTGTCCCTCAACAAGGGTCAAAGGAAGAAGATATGATTGACAAGTTGCCAGGCCAACCACAAGTCGATTTTGATCATTATTCAGGCTATGTAACAGTCGATTCAAAGGCTGGAAGGGCGTTGTTTTATTACTTTGCTGAATCACCTCACAATTCTTCAACCAAACCTCTTGTCCTATGGCTCAATGGAGGTATAATGCTTCTATTATGATTCAAGTCTATATGAACAAACAAAACAATACAATAACGCGTTGTTTTCACACAAAAATACTGTAAAACTAGTAATGAATGTATTATACAGGGCCAGGATGCTCGTCGTTTGGATATGGAGCCATGGAAGAACTTGGACCCTTCCGAGTCAACAGTGATGGGAAAACACTCTACCGCAATGATTATTCATGGAACAATGGTAACAAAAATTGATgagggcattcatgtctttttcacatatgtcaaaaaatttcattttgtccCAGTTACAATGTGAATACAATGTGAAAGGCTAAATACTGAAAGTTTTGACAGCGGCTAATGTACTATTTTTGGAGTCGCCAGCTGGAGTGGGGTTCTCGTATTCAAATAGATCGTCTGACTACACGACAGGGGACAAGCAAACAGCTAAAGACTCATACACTTTTCTCATCAACTGGCTTGAAAGATTCCCCGAATACAAAACCCGAGATTTCTTTATTACAGGTGAAAGCTACGCAGGTCACTACGTACCTCAACTCGCATCCCTCATTCTCTCGGAAAACAAGAAAACTAACGCAACGATTATTAATCTTCGTGGGATTGCGGTAAGTAATTATTACAGGACAGGACTACTTTTGGAATGAAACTTTTTATTCCACCCTAAAAGGCGGGACAAGGACTCACTCTTGATCACTTGTTtgtgcaaaagacataaatgctgTTATCATCCTTGTCATCTATCGTGTGTACTATGCCACGTAAGGACTAATACGCTAAATGTGTATGTCTTGTGATTGTGTAGATTGGGAATGCTTGGATTGATGACAATACATCTTATGAAGGGATGTATGACTACTATTGGACACATGCCCTAAACTCTGATGAGACAAATGAAGGTATCAACAAGTACTGTGACTATGTTACTGGGAACTTCTCAGAAGAGTGCTACAAGTATCAAAGCCAGGGAGACGGTGAATATGGTGGAATTGATATTTACAACATTTATGCACCATTTTGTGATGATACTACACAAAAATCTGGAACTAACGGAACTGTAAGTCTCTGAttctataataataaaatatatccTACTCTTTTAATTAAGTGATAATGGAAGAAATAGCGACATATTTTGCTCACTTGTTTTATTGTAGCATATTACTGTTTTTCACACAAGATtgtaatttcaaaaaaaaaaaattcttattaAGATTTACCTAATTATAGCAATCTACATTCAGTTTATTTTTCATGATGACATTGAAGTTTAGAAAATCTAATTgtacccaattatagcaatggAAATTGATTTTTATTTAGATGGCGTCGCTAAAATTGGGTAGATTATTCAAATTATAATGTTGTGATAGGttaaaatgaaagtaggatgccaCAACTAAGAAATTAACAaaattacattgctatttctttcaATTAGCCAATAATTATTCGACCATAAAGCAAATTATTAAATCTAATTGAACTACATATGATGTGTTGGACCGAAATACCTCATGGTCACATTGCGGGTATCGTTTTCTCTAAAACATAGATTTTATAATAAACATGTCAAggaaagtatgttgttgtttCTTGCATATAACTCAAGATTTTTTTGTATAGCGGTGTTGGATGGACGGATAGCCCAACAACCATTTTGCCTACTATCACACAACTTATTGAAAATGGTGT
The genomic region above belongs to Lactuca sativa cultivar Salinas chromosome 4, Lsat_Salinas_v11, whole genome shotgun sequence and contains:
- the LOC111897025 gene encoding serine carboxypeptidase 1, translated to MQNSDIEAYISRFSELALLCLSMITSEGNKIKWFIWGLTSPIQGNVIAANPETFDSVKRLAQKLYDHGNKKSTKLFETENKKEGNNKKNGENKRKGRQNQGSSKKQQTVAVHAATAQVAPAPAAPLSFAQTTSMPYSGTLTKCNKCNYHHNGEFREMQCSNCKRKGHTTQYCRSQPQQNQQPNNNNNNNNAEASHTCYGCGGAGHIRRNFPKANNQGAGGQGRVLTLGQVEAVQDPTIVTVFSLSFLGFCVARKDNQITNLNKLIESRRSENPPHVKPWTEEDTSNLSPLSIVPQQGSKEEDMIDKLPGQPQVDFDHYSGYVTVDSKAGRALFYYFAESPHNSSTKPLVLWLNGGPGCSSFGYGAMEELGPFRVNSDGKTLYRNDYSWNNAANVLFLESPAGVGFSYSNRSSDYTTGDKQTAKDSYTFLINWLERFPEYKTRDFFITGESYAGHYVPQLASLILSENKKTNATIINLRGIAIGNAWIDDNTSYEGMYDYYWTHALNSDETNEGINKYCDYVTGNFSEECYKYQSQGDGEYGGIDIYNIYAPFCDDTTQKSGTNGTHITVFHTRFGVGWTDSPTTILPTITQLIENGVSVWIYSGDTDGRVPVTSSRYSVNKLKLPVATSWRPWYYNKEVGGYVVGYKGVVLTTVRGAGHTVPSYQPERALQMISSFLEGKLPPTFT